A portion of the Phoenix dactylifera cultivar Barhee BC4 unplaced genomic scaffold, palm_55x_up_171113_PBpolish2nd_filt_p 000450F, whole genome shotgun sequence genome contains these proteins:
- the LOC103697705 gene encoding LOW QUALITY PROTEIN: protein DETOXIFICATION 42-like (The sequence of the model RefSeq protein was modified relative to this genomic sequence to represent the inferred CDS: inserted 1 base in 1 codon), producing MVGDVTNIILDPILIYALHLGVSGAAIAHVISRCLITLILLSRLVKQVNVVPPSIKALKFSRFLRCGFLLLARVIAVTFCVTLGASLAARHGPIIMAAFQICLQVWLATSLLXDGLAVAGQAILASAFARGDYHKVVAATARVLQLSIVPGMALTLLLGVGLQFGSGIFTKDINVIHIIHKGIPFVAGTQTLNSLAFVFDGINFGASDYTFSAYSMVAVAAVSIPCLIYLSSTHGFIGIWTALTIFMSVRTFASAWR from the exons A TGGTGGGAGATGTGACCAACATCATTTTAGATCCAATTCTGATATATGCTTTACACCTGGGAGTCAGTGGTGCAGCTATTGCCCATGTTATTTCTCG GTGCCTTATTACATTGATATTGTTATCCAGACTAGTGAAACAAGTTAATGTCGTGCCACCTAGTATCAAAGCCCTGAAATTTAGTCGATTCCTCAGATGTG GATTTCTGCTTCTAGCGAGGGTGATAGCTGTAACATTCTGTGTAACGCTAGGAGCATCATTGGCTGCACGCCACGGACCAATTATTATGGCAGCATTTCAGATATGCTTGCAGGTTTGGTTGGCTACATCTCTCC GAGATGGTCTGGCCGTTGCAGGACAG GCAATACTTGCCAGTGCATTTGCGAGAGGGGACTATCACAAGGTAGTAGCTGCTACAGCTCGTGTATTACAG TTAAGCATTGTACCGGGAATGGCCCTCACACTTCTGCTAGGAGTTGGACTGCAGTTTGGATCAGGAATATTCACAAAAGACATTAATGTGATACATATAATTCACAAAGGAATTCCG TTTGTTGCTGGTACACAAACGCTTAATTCATTGGCCTTTGTATTTGATGGCATCAACTTTGGAGCATCTGATTACACATTTTCTGCTTATTCTATG GTTGCCGTTGCTGCTGTTAGCATTCCATGCCTGATATATCTTTCTTCAACTCATGGATTCATTGGAATATGGACTGCACTAACAATCTTCATGAGTGTAAGAACGTTTGCCAGTGCTTGGAG GTGA